One genomic window of Hymenobacter sp. J193 includes the following:
- a CDS encoding Hint domain-containing protein has translation MHSAHRAVSFLMFLVLLSAFLLVAGVALAQKPIKTDVTLLFDKVPAPPAAFGCALQRPAELAALEKQIGQHMVAITTARTAGQSRDEAAMQAFGEQATADGVENMTDQQKMAYLQQQGSALPGHNAQALQLAQQMQDPAFQAKLAKMSDAEKAQFLQQQMAAPGSAQQRLTANPAYQAAQAEFMQQMRDPAFQKAWAKKSEAEQDAYTEQLMRKHGLNEASMKSVAGKTPAAPLGPLVTKAALEAYSTMSTALAASSQTPSALQRLTTALHSDMMALEQSQQAQRLPEAKDGDCAGQQRVYEQNRQFFKRRQDLMRQYLPRLTAAWTAHKAQLKARVAPFQKELAAIHYTDDIRREDEKANIAPLAGGQQQMLMEVQSLADFTAAVYDLNQQYCSLQQAYDQPFSCHLATCFPATAMVALPGGRQLPIEQIRAGDVVLGYDAAADAVVPTRVLRLDEHTEAAYLLVQLTIGAYAVYASVEPSLASGLPATELLLTPNHPLVLGNGQTRRADSLQTTDDLLQLQAATVAPTHLTDRQDAGTAPAVYNLRTESGNYFVSGILVGSK, from the coding sequence ATGCACTCTGCTCACCGCGCTGTTAGCTTTTTGATGTTTCTGGTTTTGCTTTCGGCGTTTCTGCTGGTGGCCGGCGTGGCGCTGGCCCAGAAGCCCATTAAAACGGACGTCACTCTTCTGTTTGACAAAGTACCGGCCCCACCCGCAGCCTTTGGCTGCGCGCTGCAGCGCCCGGCCGAGCTGGCCGCGCTGGAAAAGCAGATCGGCCAGCACATGGTGGCTATTACCACCGCCCGCACCGCCGGGCAAAGCCGGGATGAAGCGGCCATGCAGGCCTTCGGTGAGCAAGCCACCGCCGACGGCGTAGAAAACATGACCGACCAGCAGAAAATGGCCTACCTGCAGCAGCAGGGCAGCGCGCTGCCCGGGCACAACGCCCAGGCCTTGCAGCTGGCCCAGCAGATGCAGGATCCCGCGTTTCAGGCCAAGCTAGCCAAGATGAGCGACGCGGAAAAAGCCCAGTTTCTGCAACAGCAAATGGCCGCGCCCGGCTCCGCGCAGCAGCGCCTGACCGCCAACCCGGCCTACCAGGCTGCGCAGGCCGAGTTTATGCAGCAGATGCGCGACCCGGCCTTTCAGAAAGCCTGGGCTAAGAAGTCGGAAGCCGAGCAGGATGCTTACACGGAGCAGTTGATGCGCAAGCACGGCCTGAATGAGGCCAGCATGAAGAGCGTAGCCGGTAAAACGCCGGCCGCCCCGCTCGGGCCGCTGGTAACCAAAGCCGCCCTTGAAGCCTACAGCACGATGAGCACCGCTCTGGCCGCCAGCAGCCAGACGCCCTCGGCTTTACAGCGCCTGACCACGGCCCTGCACTCCGACATGATGGCGCTGGAACAAAGCCAGCAGGCCCAGCGCCTGCCCGAGGCGAAAGATGGCGACTGCGCCGGCCAGCAGCGGGTGTACGAGCAGAACCGACAATTCTTCAAGCGACGCCAGGACCTGATGCGCCAGTACCTGCCCCGGCTCACGGCGGCCTGGACGGCGCACAAAGCCCAGCTAAAAGCCCGCGTAGCTCCCTTTCAGAAGGAACTGGCCGCCATCCACTACACCGACGATATCAGGCGGGAAGATGAAAAAGCCAATATTGCCCCGCTGGCCGGCGGCCAGCAGCAGATGCTGATGGAAGTGCAGAGCCTGGCGGATTTTACCGCCGCCGTGTACGATCTCAACCAGCAGTACTGCAGCCTGCAGCAAGCCTACGATCAGCCTTTCAGCTGCCACCTGGCTACCTGCTTTCCTGCTACGGCCATGGTAGCCCTGCCCGGTGGCCGGCAGCTGCCCATTGAGCAGATCCGCGCCGGCGACGTGGTGCTGGGCTACGATGCCGCTGCCGATGCTGTGGTGCCTACCCGGGTTCTGCGCCTCGATGAGCACACGGAAGCCGCTTACCTGCTGGTACAGCTCACGATTGGAGCATACGCCGTGTATGCATCAGTGGAACCATCACTAGCATCCGGTCTGCCTGCTACCGAGTTGCTGCTCACGCCCAACCACCCGCTCGTGCTCGGCAACGGGCAAACCCGCCGCGCCGATTCCCTGCAAACTACCGACGACCTGTTGCAGCTACAGGCTGCAACCGTAGCGCCCACCCACCTCACCGACCGGCAGGATGCGGGCACCGCCCCCGCCGTGTACAACCTGCGCACCGAATCCGGCAACTATTTCGTGAGCGGCATCCTGGTAGGCTCAAAGTAA
- a CDS encoding AarF/UbiB family protein has product MFKNTISNLSRIRQVVEVLVRYGFEDVVTSTALRRLVSSKRRLTWQHAERPVFETTRWERIRMIIEELGPTFIKLAQALSNRADLLPQPLIDEFEKLQSNVPPFPVALARQIIEQELGQPLENVFSDFEEVPLGSASIGQVHKAKLLTGEEAGSEGAAPRCAGKSAH; this is encoded by the coding sequence ATGTTCAAAAACACGATATCAAACCTGAGCCGCATCCGGCAGGTAGTGGAAGTACTGGTGCGCTACGGTTTTGAGGACGTGGTGACGAGCACGGCCCTGCGCCGCCTGGTGTCGAGCAAGCGCCGCCTCACGTGGCAGCACGCCGAGCGGCCTGTGTTTGAAACCACGCGCTGGGAGCGGATCCGCATGATTATAGAGGAGCTGGGGCCTACGTTCATCAAGCTGGCCCAGGCCCTGAGCAACCGCGCCGACCTGTTGCCCCAGCCGCTAATCGACGAGTTTGAGAAACTGCAAAGCAACGTGCCGCCGTTTCCGGTGGCGCTGGCCCGCCAGATTATCGAGCAGGAGCTGGGCCAGCCGCTCGAAAACGTGTTTAGTGATTTTGAGGAAGTGCCCCTGGGCTCGGCCAGCATCGGGCAGGTACACAAGGCCAAGCTGCTCACGGGCGAGGAAGCTGGTAGTGAAGGTGCAGCGCCCCGATGTGCAGGAAAAAGTGCGCACTGA
- the hppD gene encoding 4-hydroxyphenylpyruvate dioxygenase → METMTSPAVQAHPAHDFLPLNGTDHLELYVGNAKQSAYFYQAAFGFELVAYSGPETGVRDRASYVLQQNKIRLVLTTSLLPDSDITRHVAKHGDGVKVMALWVDDARKSFEETTRRGAKPAFEPYTIQDAHGSVTLAGIYTYGETIHTFVERSNYTGPFLPGYVAKTSNVPQGTPVGLQYVDHCVGNVGWGQMNQWVKFYEDVMGFKLLITFDDDDISTEYSALMSKVVSNGNGFVKFPINEPAEGKKKSQIEEYLDFYHDAGVQHIAIITHDIRSTVAELRRRGVEFLTVPGTYYDDLLERVGTIDEELESIKELNLLVDRDEEGYLLQIFTKPVEDRPTVFFEIIQRKGAKSFGKGNFKALFEAIEREQALRGNL, encoded by the coding sequence ATGGAAACCATGACTTCGCCCGCCGTGCAGGCTCACCCCGCCCACGACTTTCTGCCCCTCAACGGCACCGACCACCTGGAGCTCTACGTGGGCAACGCCAAGCAGTCGGCGTACTTCTACCAGGCCGCGTTTGGCTTTGAGCTGGTAGCCTACTCCGGCCCCGAAACCGGGGTGCGCGACCGGGCTTCCTACGTGCTACAGCAAAACAAAATCCGCCTCGTGCTCACCACTTCCCTCCTGCCCGACTCCGACATCACGCGCCACGTGGCCAAGCACGGCGACGGCGTGAAGGTGATGGCGCTGTGGGTGGATGATGCCCGCAAAAGCTTCGAGGAAACCACCAGGCGCGGTGCCAAACCCGCCTTCGAGCCCTATACCATTCAGGATGCGCACGGCTCCGTGACGCTGGCCGGCATCTATACCTACGGCGAAACCATCCACACCTTCGTGGAGCGCAGCAACTATACCGGCCCCTTTCTGCCCGGCTACGTGGCTAAAACCAGCAACGTGCCCCAGGGCACGCCGGTAGGTTTGCAGTACGTAGACCATTGCGTGGGCAACGTGGGCTGGGGCCAGATGAACCAGTGGGTGAAGTTTTACGAAGACGTCATGGGATTCAAGCTGCTCATCACCTTCGACGACGACGACATCAGCACGGAGTACTCGGCCCTGATGAGCAAGGTGGTAAGCAACGGCAACGGCTTCGTGAAATTCCCCATCAACGAGCCCGCCGAAGGCAAGAAGAAAAGCCAGATTGAGGAGTACCTCGACTTCTACCACGATGCCGGCGTGCAGCACATTGCCATCATCACCCACGATATACGCTCGACGGTAGCCGAACTGCGCCGCCGTGGCGTGGAGTTCCTGACGGTGCCCGGCACTTATTATGATGACCTGCTGGAGCGCGTGGGCACTATTGACGAGGAGCTGGAAAGCATCAAGGAGCTGAACCTGCTGGTAGACCGCGACGAGGAAGGCTACCTGCTGCAGATTTTCACCAAGCCGGTGGAAGACCGCCCCACGGTGTTCTTCGAAATCATCCAGCGCAAAGGCGCCAAATCGTTCGGCAAAGGCAACTTCAAAGCCCTGTTTGAAGCCATTGAGCGGGAGCAGGCTCTGCGCGGCAATCTGTAA
- a CDS encoding chloride channel protein yields the protein MLLRLHTADTAAALVFLLRWLLICGLIGVLAGSASALFLVSLDWVTRWREQHPWVLLLLPVAGLGIGLVYHYWGGRAGRGNNLILDEIHQPSARLPLRLVPLVLGSTLLTHLAGGSAGREGTAVQMGSALADQLTRLFRLRPHDRRLLLIAGMSAGFASVFGTPLAGAVFGLEVFLLGSVRYEAVLPAFLAAVAADFVTRSWGVGHTVYPQLVALPLTPLGLGCTLLAGALFGLTARSFATLTRWISRQFTRLPYAPLRPVAGGIVLLLIVWALGTTRYLGLGIPVIVEAFQRPLPPYDFAWKLLLTALTLGCGFKGGEVTPLFFMGAALGSALALVLPLPVALLAAMGFVAVFAGAANTPLACTLVGLELFGADAGVYLGLACVVAYLFSGQRGIYSAQVIGEVKHRWPARQQGSAEE from the coding sequence TTGCTTCTCCGGCTGCACACCGCTGATACCGCCGCGGCGCTGGTCTTCCTGCTGCGCTGGCTGCTGATCTGTGGGCTGATTGGCGTCCTGGCCGGCTCGGCGTCGGCGCTGTTTCTGGTGTCGCTGGACTGGGTGACGCGCTGGCGGGAGCAGCACCCGTGGGTGCTGCTGTTGCTGCCGGTAGCGGGGTTGGGCATCGGCCTGGTGTACCATTACTGGGGCGGGCGGGCCGGACGCGGCAACAACCTCATTCTGGACGAGATTCACCAGCCCAGCGCCCGGCTGCCGTTGCGGCTGGTGCCCCTGGTGCTGGGCAGCACCCTGCTCACGCACCTGGCAGGCGGCTCGGCGGGCCGTGAGGGCACAGCCGTGCAGATGGGCAGCGCCCTGGCCGATCAGCTTACCCGTCTTTTCCGCCTGCGCCCCCACGACCGGCGCCTGCTGCTGATTGCGGGCATGAGTGCCGGTTTTGCCTCTGTGTTCGGCACGCCGCTGGCCGGGGCCGTTTTCGGGCTGGAAGTGTTTCTGCTGGGCTCTGTTCGCTATGAGGCCGTGCTGCCCGCCTTCCTGGCTGCCGTGGCGGCCGATTTCGTGACGCGAAGCTGGGGGGTAGGGCACACGGTCTATCCACAGCTGGTGGCCTTACCGCTCACGCCGCTGGGTTTGGGCTGCACGCTGCTGGCCGGCGCCTTGTTTGGACTCACGGCCCGCAGCTTCGCCACGCTCACGCGCTGGATAAGCCGGCAGTTCACTCGCCTGCCCTATGCGCCGCTGCGGCCGGTAGCGGGGGGCATAGTACTGCTGCTTATTGTGTGGGCGCTGGGTACCACGCGCTACCTGGGGCTGGGTATTCCGGTTATCGTAGAAGCTTTCCAACGGCCGCTGCCGCCATATGATTTCGCCTGGAAGCTGCTGCTGACGGCCCTGACGCTGGGCTGCGGCTTCAAGGGAGGCGAAGTAACCCCGCTGTTTTTTATGGGGGCCGCGCTGGGCAGTGCCCTGGCCTTGGTGCTGCCGCTGCCGGTGGCGCTGCTGGCCGCTATGGGTTTCGTGGCCGTTTTTGCAGGGGCAGCCAATACACCGCTGGCCTGCACGCTCGTGGGGCTGGAGCTGTTTGGAGCGGACGCAGGTGTGTACCTGGGGCTGGCCTGCGTGGTGGCGTACCTGTTTTCGGGCCAACGGGGCATTTATTCGGCGCAGGTTATCGGGGAGGTGAAGCACCGGTGGCCGGCGCGGCAGCAGGGCAGCGCAGAGGAATGA
- a CDS encoding phospho-sugar mutase — MALSTDLQQKINTWLTGNYDADTKANIRQLLDSDQEEALSDAFYRNLEFGTGGLRGIMGAGSNRMNRYTLGMATQGLSNYLVQQFPGQEIKVAVAHDSRNNSAEFARIAADIFSANGITVYLFEALRPTPELSFAIRHLGCQSGCVVTASHNPKEYNGFKVYWNDGAQVVSPHDKNIITEVNAIQSVDDVRFQADASRVQLIGAELDAAYLAKVKELSINPEAIRRQHDLKIVYTPLHGTGITLVPQALAQLGFSNVHIVEAQATPDGNFPTVLSPNPEEKVAMQLALDQAKALDADLVLATDPDSDRVGMAVKDNHGEWVLVNGNQTAALLTHYLLSARARAGKMTEQDFIVYTIVTSDVLGDIARRHGVKAYQTLTGFKYIAGIIRELEGRETYIGGGEESYGYMIGDFVRDKDAISACALIAEMAAVAKDQGHTLYQEMQRMYATYGLYKEHLISLTKKGQRGAEEIQEMMRDLRANPPRTIAGLAVTELRDYGQGVIRNLHTGQELPTGLESSNVLQFILEDGSKISARPSGTEPKIKFYFSVKQPLASVVDFDLANRRADEKIQAIIADMQLQ, encoded by the coding sequence ATGGCCCTCTCAACCGACCTCCAACAGAAAATCAACACCTGGCTGACCGGCAACTACGACGCGGACACCAAAGCCAACATCCGGCAGCTGCTCGACTCCGACCAGGAAGAGGCGCTGAGCGACGCCTTCTACCGCAACCTGGAGTTTGGCACCGGCGGACTGCGCGGTATCATGGGCGCGGGCTCCAACCGCATGAACCGCTACACGCTGGGCATGGCTACGCAGGGGTTGAGCAACTACCTAGTGCAGCAGTTTCCCGGCCAGGAAATCAAGGTGGCCGTGGCCCACGACTCGCGCAACAACAGCGCGGAGTTTGCGCGCATTGCTGCCGATATCTTCTCGGCCAACGGCATCACGGTGTATCTGTTTGAGGCGCTGCGGCCCACCCCGGAGCTGTCGTTTGCCATCCGCCACCTGGGCTGCCAGAGCGGCTGCGTGGTCACGGCTTCCCACAACCCCAAGGAGTACAACGGCTTCAAGGTATACTGGAACGACGGAGCCCAGGTGGTTTCGCCCCACGACAAGAACATTATCACGGAAGTAAACGCCATCCAGAGCGTGGACGACGTGCGCTTTCAGGCCGATGCTTCGCGCGTGCAGCTGATTGGGGCGGAGCTGGACGCGGCCTACTTGGCCAAAGTAAAAGAGCTCAGCATCAACCCCGAAGCCATCCGCCGCCAGCATGATCTGAAGATTGTGTATACGCCCCTGCACGGCACGGGCATCACGCTGGTGCCGCAGGCGCTGGCGCAGCTGGGCTTCAGCAACGTGCACATTGTGGAGGCCCAGGCCACACCTGATGGCAACTTCCCCACGGTACTCTCGCCAAACCCCGAGGAGAAAGTAGCCATGCAGTTGGCCCTCGACCAGGCCAAGGCCCTGGACGCCGACCTGGTGCTGGCCACCGACCCCGACTCTGACCGGGTAGGCATGGCCGTGAAAGACAACCACGGGGAATGGGTGCTGGTGAACGGAAACCAGACGGCTGCCCTGCTCACGCACTATCTGCTCTCGGCCAGGGCCCGCGCCGGCAAAATGACGGAGCAGGACTTCATCGTATACACCATCGTGACCAGCGACGTGCTGGGTGATATTGCCCGGCGCCACGGCGTGAAGGCCTATCAGACGCTGACGGGTTTCAAGTACATTGCCGGCATTATCCGGGAGCTGGAAGGCCGCGAAACCTACATCGGGGGCGGCGAGGAAAGCTACGGCTACATGATTGGGGACTTCGTGCGCGACAAGGACGCCATTTCGGCCTGCGCGCTGATTGCCGAAATGGCCGCCGTAGCCAAAGACCAGGGCCACACGCTCTACCAGGAAATGCAGCGCATGTACGCCACCTACGGCCTGTACAAGGAGCACCTGATTTCGCTCACCAAGAAGGGCCAGCGCGGGGCCGAGGAAATCCAGGAAATGATGCGCGACCTGCGCGCCAACCCGCCCCGTACCATTGCTGGCCTGGCCGTGACCGAGCTACGCGACTACGGGCAGGGCGTCATCCGCAACCTGCACACCGGCCAGGAGCTTCCCACCGGCCTGGAAAGCTCTAACGTGCTGCAGTTTATCCTCGAAGACGGCAGCAAGATTTCCGCCCGCCCTTCCGGCACCGAGCCCAAAATCAAGTTCTACTTCAGCGTAAAGCAGCCCTTGGCATCCGTGGTAGACTTCGACCTGGCCAACCGCCGCGCCGACGAGAAGATTCAGGCCATCATTGCGGACATGCAGCTGCAGTAA
- a CDS encoding AarF/ABC1/UbiB kinase family protein — translation MQRPDVQEKVRTDLSLLHELVRLTGGFLRKQGLANPEDIVDAFERSMTREMDYTSEARNLEQFRQLYEKYESFYIPKPFREVSTTKILVIEFVAGCKITDKAQLLAWNLSPEKVAETGMDIYLTQIFEFGRFHADPHPGNVLVRPDGTIVLIDFGMVGKLTKQQKYAFAGVFIGMARQDARGMALNFRRLALTSDIPDMRAFEADLSDLIEDFSTLDVQDMSMSDLADSLQGIIYKYKLQVPGAVFLILRALVILEGIGKVLHPRFNTFEFVRPYGARIIAEQYSPESILSEAEYTGTQLLALLQTFPADIRQIMRKVSRGDLRMKVELSGYLLLLRKADQLVSRTIVALLAVAFLLFSGLSLLGHYSPEMRYVQGIPVLTWWSLGITAFLFLVLLILGTRRERKD, via the coding sequence GTGCAGCGCCCCGATGTGCAGGAAAAAGTGCGCACTGACCTCAGCCTGCTGCATGAACTGGTGCGCTTGACGGGCGGCTTTCTGCGCAAGCAGGGCCTGGCCAACCCCGAGGACATCGTGGATGCTTTCGAGCGCAGTATGACGCGCGAAATGGACTACACCTCCGAGGCCCGCAACCTGGAGCAATTCCGCCAGCTCTACGAGAAGTACGAAAGCTTCTATATTCCGAAGCCGTTCCGGGAGGTAAGCACCACCAAAATACTGGTGATTGAGTTTGTGGCCGGCTGCAAAATCACGGACAAAGCGCAGCTGCTGGCCTGGAACCTGAGTCCCGAGAAGGTAGCCGAAACCGGCATGGATATCTACCTCACGCAGATATTCGAGTTTGGGCGCTTCCACGCCGACCCGCACCCCGGCAACGTGCTGGTGCGGCCCGATGGCACCATCGTGCTTATCGATTTCGGCATGGTGGGCAAGCTCACCAAGCAGCAGAAGTACGCCTTTGCGGGAGTGTTTATTGGCATGGCCCGGCAGGATGCCCGCGGCATGGCGCTCAACTTTCGCCGCCTGGCCCTCACCAGCGACATTCCCGACATGCGTGCCTTCGAGGCCGACCTCAGCGACCTGATCGAGGACTTCTCGACCCTCGACGTGCAGGACATGAGCATGAGCGACCTGGCCGACTCCCTGCAGGGTATCATCTACAAGTACAAGCTGCAGGTGCCGGGCGCGGTGTTCCTGATTTTGCGGGCCCTGGTGATTCTGGAAGGCATTGGCAAGGTGCTGCACCCGCGCTTCAACACCTTCGAGTTCGTGCGGCCTTATGGGGCGCGCATCATTGCCGAGCAGTACTCGCCCGAAAGCATCCTCAGCGAGGCCGAGTACACCGGCACCCAACTGCTGGCCCTGCTGCAGACGTTCCCGGCCGATATCCGCCAGATCATGCGCAAGGTTTCGCGCGGCGACCTGCGCATGAAGGTGGAGCTGAGCGGTTACCTGCTGCTGCTGCGCAAGGCCGACCAGTTGGTTTCGCGCACCATTGTGGCTTTGCTGGCGGTAGCGTTTCTGCTGTTTTCAGGGCTGAGTCTGCTTGGTCACTACTCCCCGGAAATGCGCTACGTGCAGGGCATTCCTGTGCTTACCTGGTGGAGCCTGGGTATTACCGCCTTCCTGTTTCTGGTGCTGCTGATCCTGGGCACGCGGCGCGAGCGGAAAGACTAG
- a CDS encoding LamG-like jellyroll fold domain-containing protein — protein MKANFLRKASLLTLLGTGLTFSSQAQRGGHFLSFTSQQDDQVTVPNFALPASGPFSLEVWVYYNGSAFGAAGSFNTVLEFGNDDPWFGVNSDSKVEFYSGLEGGTVPVRTWAHLAYTWDGTTGTIYLNGDAVGTTKAAPDRLGSSLGIGFGSSDTGWQGYIDEVMVWNVARTQAQIKSDQTNGPGNSPAGLLAYFRFNETSGQTVLNQANPTLSGVLGATSATEANDPVWTNEVSTANRLPTTLTARLQPNFPNPFAQATTIPFVLSRPGHVELRVLDVTGRAVATLVDEPRPAGTYTIPFTHTKLAAGVYYTQLTLDGQSTTQRMVVQ, from the coding sequence ATGAAAGCAAATTTTCTACGCAAAGCCAGCCTGCTTACCTTGTTGGGCACCGGCCTCACCTTCAGCAGCCAAGCCCAGCGGGGCGGCCATTTTCTGAGCTTCACCAGCCAGCAGGACGACCAGGTAACGGTGCCCAACTTTGCGTTGCCGGCTTCGGGGCCGTTTTCCCTTGAGGTCTGGGTGTACTACAACGGCTCTGCCTTCGGCGCGGCCGGCTCCTTCAATACCGTGCTGGAGTTTGGCAATGATGACCCCTGGTTTGGTGTCAACTCGGATAGCAAGGTGGAATTTTACTCGGGTCTGGAAGGCGGCACCGTGCCGGTGCGTACCTGGGCACACCTGGCCTACACCTGGGACGGCACCACCGGCACCATCTACCTGAATGGCGACGCCGTGGGCACCACTAAAGCCGCCCCGGACCGCCTGGGCAGCAGCCTGGGCATCGGCTTCGGCTCCAGCGACACCGGCTGGCAGGGCTATATCGACGAGGTGATGGTGTGGAACGTGGCGCGCACGCAGGCTCAGATCAAGAGCGACCAAACCAACGGCCCGGGCAACTCCCCCGCCGGGCTGCTGGCGTATTTCCGGTTCAATGAAACCTCCGGCCAAACCGTGCTGAACCAGGCCAACCCGACCCTGAGTGGGGTACTGGGCGCTACCAGCGCTACCGAAGCCAATGACCCGGTCTGGACCAACGAGGTATCCACCGCCAACCGCCTCCCCACTACCCTGACAGCGCGGCTGCAACCAAACTTTCCCAATCCTTTCGCCCAGGCTACCACTATTCCGTTTGTGCTGAGCCGCCCGGGCCACGTGGAGCTGCGGGTGCTCGACGTGACTGGACGCGCAGTGGCTACGCTTGTAGATGAGCCCCGCCCCGCGGGCACCTACACTATACCTTTCACTCACACCAAACTGGCAGCGGGCGTCTACTACACCCAACTCACCCTCGACGGGCAGAGTACGACGCAGCGGATGGTGGTGCAGTAG